From Pontibacter actiniarum, a single genomic window includes:
- a CDS encoding pyruvate carboxylase yields MKIKKVLVANRGEIAIRVLRACTELNIETVAIYTYEDRYSLHRYKADEAYQIGKDNQPLQPYLDIEGIIKIAKENGVDAIHPGYGFLSENQHFSQRCADNGIIFIGPRPEVMASLGDKIAAKKVAISCEVPIIQSNNKDLDSFETALEEAHRIGYPLMLKAAAGGGGRGMRVIRDDDQLEKGFFEAKNEALKAFGDDTLFLEKYVENPKHIEVQIVADTYGNITHLFERDCSVQRRFQKVVEVAPAISLEEETRHKLYDYAVSICKAVNYNNVGTVEFLVEPHSNNIYFIEVNPRIQVEHTVTEMITGIDLIKTQIYVAAGYRLDDEEVLLGPQHVVRANGVAIQCRITTEDPENDFKPDYGTVIAYRSAGGFGIRVDQGSVYTGAKISPFFDSLLVKVSTHAPTLALAATKMARTLDEFRIRGVKQNIQFLQNIINHPKFISGDATVDFVKSHSELFVFKQRKDRATKLLTFLADVIVNGNPDVKKVEQDRVLRKPDFHSFNLSKPYEKGTKDLLTELGPEEFSKWLRNDPQIHYTDTTFRDAHQSLLATRMRSFDMLKIAEAYAKDHPQTFSMEVWGGATFDVCLRFLHEDPWDRLAEIRKSVPNILLQMLLRGSNGVGYKAYPDNLIEAFVEKAWETGVDIFRIFDSLNWMKSMEPCINFVRKRTKGLAEGTICYTGDILNPKKTKYNLAYYLQLAKQLEDAGAHILAVKDMAGLLKPYAATELITALRDTVKIPIHLHTHDTSSVQSATYLKAIEAGVDVVDVALGSLSGLTSQPNFNSVVEMMRFQERHREFDQASLNNHSAYWETVREYYYPFESGLKAGTAGVYQHEIPGGQYSNLRPQANALGLGAKWEQIKATYAEVNQLFGDVVKVTPSSKVVGDMALYLVSNDLTTVDVLERGNQISFPESVQSFFRGELGQPEGGFPKKLQDIILKEDKPFTDRPNEHLAPVDFDKEFEAFQQKYGKDKKFTDFLSYELYPKVYDDYNKHLELYGDVSKIPTRLFFYGLQPGEEAIIDIARGKSIVVKYQSVGHVNEDGMRTVFFKLNGQSRNIDVRDRSVKVERVEHQKVDKTNPKQIGAPLQGMLSKVLVEKEQKVKKNTPLFVIEAMKMETTITASEDAEVVSIHLPEGELVNTDDLVLVLS; encoded by the coding sequence ATGAAAATCAAAAAAGTACTTGTCGCCAACCGTGGCGAGATTGCGATTCGGGTCTTACGCGCCTGTACCGAACTCAACATCGAAACGGTAGCCATTTATACTTACGAGGACCGGTATTCGCTGCACCGCTACAAGGCGGATGAGGCCTACCAGATCGGAAAGGACAACCAGCCGCTTCAGCCCTACCTGGATATCGAGGGTATCATTAAAATAGCGAAAGAGAACGGTGTCGACGCTATCCACCCGGGCTACGGCTTCCTGTCGGAGAACCAGCACTTCTCGCAGAGGTGTGCCGATAACGGCATCATCTTCATAGGCCCTAGGCCGGAGGTGATGGCTTCGCTGGGAGACAAGATAGCGGCCAAGAAAGTAGCGATCAGTTGCGAGGTGCCAATCATCCAAAGCAACAACAAGGATCTCGATAGCTTTGAGACAGCGCTGGAAGAGGCGCACCGCATCGGGTACCCGCTTATGCTAAAGGCTGCCGCCGGCGGTGGCGGTAGGGGGATGCGCGTTATCCGCGACGATGACCAGCTGGAGAAAGGCTTTTTTGAGGCAAAGAACGAGGCCCTGAAGGCCTTTGGAGACGACACGCTGTTCCTGGAGAAGTACGTCGAGAACCCAAAGCATATCGAGGTGCAGATCGTGGCCGATACCTATGGCAACATCACACACCTGTTTGAGCGCGACTGTTCGGTGCAGCGCCGTTTCCAGAAGGTGGTGGAGGTGGCCCCGGCCATCAGCCTGGAGGAGGAAACGCGCCACAAGCTCTACGACTACGCGGTAAGCATCTGTAAGGCTGTGAACTACAACAACGTGGGCACGGTCGAGTTTCTGGTGGAGCCGCATTCCAACAATATCTACTTTATCGAGGTGAACCCGCGCATCCAGGTAGAGCACACGGTAACGGAAATGATCACCGGCATTGACCTGATCAAGACCCAGATTTACGTGGCTGCCGGTTACCGGCTGGATGATGAAGAGGTGCTGCTGGGGCCGCAGCACGTTGTGCGGGCAAACGGCGTGGCGATCCAGTGCCGTATCACGACCGAGGATCCGGAGAATGACTTTAAGCCGGACTACGGCACCGTGATCGCGTATCGCAGCGCCGGAGGCTTCGGCATTCGCGTAGACCAGGGCAGTGTGTATACCGGTGCCAAGATAAGCCCGTTCTTCGATTCGCTGCTGGTGAAGGTCTCCACGCATGCGCCAACCCTGGCGCTGGCCGCCACCAAAATGGCGCGCACGCTCGATGAGTTCCGTATCCGGGGCGTAAAGCAGAACATTCAGTTCCTGCAGAACATCATCAACCATCCGAAGTTTATTTCAGGCGATGCCACGGTGGACTTTGTGAAAAGTCACTCGGAGCTCTTTGTGTTTAAGCAGCGGAAGGACCGTGCCACCAAACTGCTCACCTTTTTGGCGGATGTGATTGTGAACGGCAACCCGGATGTGAAAAAGGTGGAGCAAGACAGGGTGCTGCGAAAACCTGACTTCCATAGTTTTAACCTGTCGAAGCCGTACGAAAAAGGCACTAAAGATTTGCTGACAGAGCTGGGGCCGGAGGAGTTCTCCAAGTGGCTGCGCAACGACCCGCAGATCCACTACACCGACACCACCTTCCGGGATGCGCACCAGTCGCTGCTGGCCACGCGCATGCGCTCTTTTGATATGCTCAAGATTGCCGAGGCCTATGCCAAAGACCATCCGCAGACCTTTAGTATGGAGGTATGGGGCGGGGCTACCTTTGATGTGTGCCTGCGCTTCCTGCACGAAGACCCGTGGGATAGGCTAGCCGAGATACGCAAATCAGTGCCTAACATACTGCTGCAAATGCTGCTCCGTGGCTCCAACGGCGTTGGCTACAAAGCTTACCCGGACAACCTGATCGAGGCTTTCGTGGAGAAGGCCTGGGAGACGGGCGTGGACATTTTCCGCATCTTCGACTCGCTGAACTGGATGAAGAGCATGGAGCCGTGCATCAACTTCGTGCGCAAGCGTACCAAAGGCCTGGCCGAGGGAACCATCTGCTACACCGGCGACATCCTCAACCCGAAAAAAACAAAGTATAACCTGGCGTACTACCTGCAGCTGGCAAAGCAACTGGAGGACGCGGGTGCGCATATACTGGCCGTGAAAGACATGGCCGGCCTGTTGAAGCCTTATGCGGCAACCGAGCTGATTACCGCTCTGCGCGATACGGTTAAAATTCCAATCCACCTCCACACCCACGACACGTCGTCGGTGCAGTCTGCCACTTACCTGAAGGCTATAGAGGCAGGTGTTGACGTGGTGGACGTGGCGCTGGGGTCGCTCTCGGGCCTTACCTCGCAGCCAAACTTTAACTCTGTTGTGGAGATGATGCGCTTCCAGGAGCGGCACCGGGAGTTTGACCAGGCCAGCCTGAACAACCACTCTGCTTACTGGGAGACGGTACGGGAGTACTACTACCCGTTTGAGTCTGGTCTGAAGGCGGGCACGGCCGGGGTGTACCAGCATGAGATTCCGGGAGGGCAGTACTCCAACCTGCGCCCGCAGGCCAATGCCCTGGGGCTAGGTGCCAAATGGGAGCAGATTAAGGCGACGTATGCCGAGGTGAACCAGCTGTTCGGGGATGTGGTGAAGGTAACGCCAAGCTCCAAAGTGGTGGGGGATATGGCGCTGTACCTGGTGTCTAACGACCTTACGACGGTGGACGTGCTGGAGCGGGGCAACCAGATTTCCTTCCCGGAATCGGTGCAGTCGTTCTTCCGCGGGGAGCTGGGGCAGCCGGAGGGCGGCTTCCCGAAAAAGCTGCAGGACATCATCCTGAAAGAGGACAAGCCCTTTACTGACCGGCCGAACGAACACCTGGCGCCTGTGGACTTCGATAAGGAGTTCGAAGCGTTCCAGCAGAAGTATGGCAAAGACAAAAAGTTTACCGACTTCCTCTCTTATGAGCTCTACCCGAAGGTATACGACGATTACAACAAGCACCTGGAGCTGTACGGCGATGTCTCTAAAATTCCGACGCGCCTCTTCTTCTACGGGCTGCAGCCGGGCGAGGAGGCCATCATCGACATTGCGCGCGGTAAGTCTATTGTGGTCAAGTACCAGTCGGTGGGGCACGTGAACGAGGACGGTATGCGCACCGTGTTCTTTAAGCTGAATGGGCAAAGCCGCAACATCGATGTGCGCGACCGCTCAGTGAAGGTGGAGCGGGTAGAGCATCAGAAAGTCGATAAAACCAACCCGAAGCAGATCGGGGCGCCCCTGCAGGGCATGCTCTCCAAGGTGCTGGTAGAGAAGGAGCAGAAGGTGAAGAAGAACACCCCGCTCTTCGTGATCGAAGCCATGAAAATGGAAACCACCATCACGGCCTCCGAAGACGCCGAGGTGGTAAGCATACACCTGCCCGAAGGGGAGTTGGTAAATACCGATGACCTGGTGCTGGTGCTAAGCTAA
- a CDS encoding SDR family NAD(P)-dependent oxidoreductase: MPFKDKNILIVGGTSGIGLQTARQLQEKGANVLTASRKQSAEAEALNLQHLPLDALQVDAAFMEEMPDVLHGLVYCPGSIKLKPFERLQVEDFRHDLELNVLGAVQVLQAVLPLLKKAGGASVVLFSTVAAQLGMPYHTSVATAKAAVQGLTVSLAAEYAAASVRFNAIAPSLTDTALAQPLLSTPEKAAAAARRHPLGRVGQPQDMAAAALFLLSDDSGWMTGQVLHVDGGMSTVKLL; the protein is encoded by the coding sequence ATGCCATTCAAAGACAAGAACATACTTATCGTAGGCGGCACTTCCGGCATCGGGCTGCAAACCGCCAGGCAGCTTCAGGAGAAAGGAGCCAACGTGCTGACCGCCTCCCGGAAGCAGTCGGCGGAAGCGGAAGCGCTTAACCTGCAGCACCTGCCACTGGATGCGCTGCAGGTTGATGCTGCGTTTATGGAGGAGATGCCTGACGTGCTGCACGGCCTGGTGTACTGCCCCGGCAGCATTAAGCTAAAGCCCTTTGAGCGCCTGCAAGTGGAGGACTTCCGCCACGACCTGGAGCTGAACGTGCTGGGGGCAGTGCAGGTGCTGCAGGCGGTGCTGCCGCTGCTAAAAAAGGCCGGGGGCGCCAGCGTTGTGCTGTTCAGTACGGTAGCAGCGCAGCTGGGCATGCCCTACCATACTTCCGTGGCCACCGCCAAAGCAGCGGTGCAGGGGCTTACCGTTTCCCTGGCCGCCGAATACGCCGCGGCCTCGGTCCGCTTTAACGCCATCGCCCCGTCGCTCACAGACACGGCGCTTGCCCAGCCCCTGCTCAGCACGCCGGAAAAAGCCGCCGCCGCAGCCCGGCGGCACCCGCTGGGCCGTGTGGGGCAGCCACAGGACATGGCCGCTGCCGCACTCTTCCTGCTCAGCGATGACTCCGGCTGGATGACGGGCCAGGTCCTGCACGTGGACGGCGGCATGAGCACAGTCAAGCTGCTTTAA
- a CDS encoding cryptochrome/photolyase family protein codes for MLLFWFRRDLRLHDNAGLFHALTSGKLVLPLFILDSAILDKLENGKDARVTFIYNTLLELHRKLEAQGSTLLVRHGKPLEVFKELMQKYNVEAIYTNRDYEPYARHRDQEIARLAQQQGVAFQSFKDQVIMEPGEIMTLGGTPYKVYTPFKNAWKKAFTPTLAASYPTHTHFGHFYQHPKTPIPALQDVGFALSDLLVPRADFSANTLQAYEQTRNLPAKNATSHLGPHLRFGTVSVREAVRAALEHSDVWLQELIWREFFLQLLFHFPESAAVSFAPKFRHIVWRNNEEEFEKWCEGKTGFPLVDAGMRELNATGFMHNRVRMVVASFLVKDLLIDWRWGEAFFAEKLLDYDMASNVGNWQWAAGTGADAQPYFRIFNPTSQAAKFDPEQAYIKRWVPEFGTAAYPQPMVDHSMARDRAVAAYKKAIALTEA; via the coding sequence ATGCTCCTTTTCTGGTTCCGGCGCGATCTGCGTCTGCACGACAACGCCGGCCTCTTCCATGCCCTCACGTCGGGCAAACTCGTGTTGCCTCTCTTCATATTAGACAGCGCCATCCTGGACAAGCTGGAGAATGGGAAAGACGCCCGGGTTACTTTTATATACAACACCCTTCTGGAGCTACACCGCAAACTGGAGGCACAGGGGAGCACGCTACTCGTGCGGCATGGAAAGCCGCTGGAAGTGTTTAAAGAGCTAATGCAGAAGTATAACGTGGAGGCCATCTATACCAACCGCGACTATGAGCCCTACGCCCGCCACCGGGACCAGGAAATCGCCAGGCTGGCGCAACAGCAGGGGGTAGCCTTCCAATCGTTTAAAGACCAGGTGATAATGGAGCCGGGGGAGATCATGACGCTGGGCGGTACACCTTATAAAGTATACACGCCGTTCAAAAATGCCTGGAAAAAAGCTTTTACGCCCACCTTGGCAGCCTCCTACCCGACCCACACGCATTTCGGCCACTTTTATCAGCATCCTAAAACTCCCATACCCGCACTGCAGGATGTGGGCTTTGCACTTTCTGACCTACTGGTGCCCAGGGCAGACTTCTCTGCCAACACCTTGCAAGCGTATGAGCAAACCAGAAACCTGCCTGCCAAAAACGCCACATCCCACCTGGGCCCGCACCTGCGCTTTGGCACCGTCAGTGTACGGGAGGCGGTGCGGGCGGCCCTGGAGCACAGCGATGTGTGGCTCCAGGAACTGATCTGGCGGGAGTTCTTTCTGCAACTGCTTTTTCATTTTCCCGAATCGGCGGCAGTGAGCTTTGCCCCTAAGTTCCGGCACATCGTATGGCGCAACAACGAAGAGGAGTTTGAAAAATGGTGCGAGGGCAAAACAGGCTTCCCTCTGGTAGATGCCGGCATGCGGGAGCTGAACGCGACTGGTTTTATGCACAACCGCGTGCGGATGGTGGTCGCCAGCTTCCTGGTAAAAGACCTGCTTATTGACTGGCGGTGGGGCGAAGCCTTTTTTGCCGAAAAGCTGCTGGACTACGACATGGCGAGCAACGTAGGCAATTGGCAGTGGGCCGCCGGCACCGGAGCCGATGCCCAGCCATACTTCCGCATCTTTAACCCGACGAGCCAGGCCGCAAAGTTTGACCCCGAACAAGCCTATATCAAACGGTGGGTTCCTGAATTCGGAACTGCTGCCTATCCTCAGCCCATGGTAGATCACAGCATGGCGCGCGACAGGGCTGTGGCCGCCTACAAAAAAGCTATCGCTCTCACGGAAGCATAG
- a CDS encoding PA0069 family radical SAM protein, with translation MSKAEDYLKGRGAQYNPQNPYLKQEYVTAHVEGLDEPMRSNSKTEFLQEHPKKVVNKVDSPDVGLGYSLNPYQGCEHGCVYCYARNTHQYWGYGAGLDFERKIIVKENAAEALARQLESPSWQVMPIMLAGNTDCYQPIESKKKLTRQVLEVLLQYRHPVSIITKNSLILRDLDLLQELNKYDLVHTNISITTLNEGLRQKLEPRTASAAKRLQVVRQLSEAGIPVNVMTAPIIPGLNDSEIPALIKAAADAGASNAAYTIVRLNGSIGPIFEDWIRQAFPEKAEKVLSQIADCHGGSLNDSRFGVRMGGEGKFAELISKLFRVSRQKYMADRSMKPYNYSHFCQRKGKQLGLF, from the coding sequence ATGAGCAAGGCAGAAGATTATTTGAAAGGCCGGGGAGCCCAGTACAACCCGCAGAACCCTTACCTGAAGCAGGAGTATGTTACAGCGCATGTGGAGGGGCTGGACGAGCCAATGCGCAGCAACTCGAAAACTGAATTTCTGCAGGAGCACCCGAAGAAGGTTGTCAATAAGGTGGATAGCCCCGATGTGGGACTGGGCTATTCGCTAAACCCTTACCAGGGCTGTGAGCACGGCTGCGTTTACTGCTACGCCCGCAACACGCACCAGTACTGGGGCTACGGAGCCGGCCTGGACTTTGAGCGCAAGATCATCGTGAAAGAGAATGCGGCCGAAGCCCTGGCCAGGCAACTGGAAAGCCCCAGCTGGCAGGTGATGCCGATCATGCTGGCCGGCAACACCGACTGCTACCAGCCTATTGAGTCTAAAAAGAAGCTGACGCGGCAGGTACTGGAGGTGCTGCTGCAGTACCGCCACCCGGTTAGCATCATCACCAAAAACAGCCTTATCCTGCGTGACCTGGACCTGCTGCAGGAGCTAAACAAGTATGATCTGGTGCATACCAACATAAGCATCACTACGCTGAACGAAGGACTCAGGCAAAAGCTGGAGCCCCGCACTGCCTCCGCCGCTAAACGCCTGCAAGTGGTACGCCAGCTGAGCGAAGCCGGTATTCCGGTAAATGTGATGACGGCGCCCATTATACCGGGCCTGAACGATTCCGAAATTCCCGCCCTTATCAAGGCAGCCGCAGATGCAGGCGCCTCCAACGCAGCCTATACCATCGTAAGGCTGAACGGCAGCATCGGACCTATCTTTGAGGACTGGATCAGGCAGGCCTTCCCCGAAAAAGCAGAAAAGGTGCTAAGCCAGATTGCCGACTGCCACGGGGGCAGCCTCAACGACAGCCGTTTTGGCGTGCGCATGGGGGGCGAGGGGAAATTTGCCGAGCTTATCTCGAAACTGTTCCGGGTGAGCAGGCAGAAATACATGGCTGACCGCAGCATGAAGCCTTACAATTACAGCCACTTTTGCCAGCGAAAAGGAAAACAGCTGGGCTTATTTTAG
- a CDS encoding DUF3298 and DUF4163 domain-containing protein — protein sequence MPSKLLRTLALCSLIFSSCQSNTEKQEAEAPVQEQQPLTFRSETVTRQSGLCGQNADGCATAEVKAITAEGGAQSLRDSLNTFMAQQLLQMQMGQDPDQEVQQSGNPAVTLAETFIRDQEEYLADLEGEVPATAAWTLNVAVNPIYQSDRFVTLRQEYSSYTGGAHGNSYFSLQTFDRQGNRVHLTEMVTDTTQLLQLAEREVRRKYDFPEGQSLTEAGLFVEDEKLPLPQEAGLTDKGLLLLYNSYEIGPYSMGMTEVTLPYAQIGNLLKPIYKPEQAK from the coding sequence ATGCCCTCAAAACTGCTGCGCACCCTTGCGCTCTGCTCCTTAATTTTTTCTTCCTGCCAAAGCAATACCGAAAAGCAAGAGGCAGAAGCCCCTGTTCAGGAGCAACAGCCCCTCACCTTCCGTTCTGAAACCGTTACCCGGCAATCCGGCCTTTGCGGCCAGAATGCGGACGGCTGCGCTACGGCGGAGGTCAAGGCGATAACAGCAGAAGGCGGCGCACAGTCCCTCCGCGACAGCCTGAACACCTTTATGGCACAACAGCTGCTCCAGATGCAAATGGGCCAGGACCCGGACCAGGAGGTACAGCAGTCGGGCAACCCGGCCGTTACGCTGGCCGAAACCTTTATCCGGGACCAGGAGGAGTACCTGGCCGACCTGGAGGGCGAGGTGCCCGCCACGGCCGCCTGGACGTTGAACGTAGCCGTAAATCCCATCTATCAGTCTGATAGGTTTGTAACGCTTCGCCAGGAGTACAGTAGCTACACCGGCGGCGCGCACGGCAACAGCTACTTTTCGCTGCAAACGTTTGACAGGCAGGGCAACAGGGTTCATCTAACCGAAATGGTGACGGATACGACACAGCTCCTGCAGTTGGCCGAGCGGGAGGTGCGGCGCAAGTATGATTTCCCGGAGGGCCAGTCGCTTACTGAGGCGGGACTGTTTGTAGAGGATGAAAAACTGCCCCTGCCGCAAGAGGCAGGCCTTACAGATAAAGGACTCTTGTTGCTTTACAACAGCTATGAGATCGGCCCCTATTCCATGGGCATGACGGAAGTGACGCTCCCCTACGCACAGATTGGCAACCTGCTCAAGCCAATCTATAAACCGGAGCAAGCGAAATAA
- a CDS encoding manganese catalase family protein has translation MFYHDNKLQYTVKVDKPNPAFAKMLQQAIGGIEGEIRVCLQYLFQAWGSRGPQKYRDMLMETGTEEIAHIEMLATAVALNLEGAPMSLKDEMAQDKVIGAVMGGMNPRHVLSSGLAAMAVDSNGVPFNGSWVVGSGNLAADMYANVMAESTGRLLATRLWEATDDPGMKDMLAFLIARDTMHQNQWLAVLEELGGLNGVHPIPNSFPQAEENQEFNYAFVSTKVNDMDGAAEEMKNARWGSGKSMDGKGEFKVVTATPHGQEPKLSPPDPRGHAQKEQMMGGAGGMVDKVKNKLS, from the coding sequence ATGTTTTATCATGATAACAAACTTCAGTACACGGTAAAGGTGGACAAACCAAACCCCGCTTTTGCTAAAATGTTACAGCAGGCAATTGGCGGTATAGAAGGGGAGATACGGGTATGCCTGCAGTACCTGTTCCAGGCGTGGGGCTCCAGAGGCCCGCAGAAGTACCGCGACATGCTGATGGAAACGGGAACGGAAGAAATTGCCCATATTGAAATGCTTGCCACGGCAGTTGCCCTTAACCTGGAGGGGGCTCCGATGTCGCTGAAAGATGAGATGGCCCAGGATAAGGTGATAGGCGCTGTGATGGGAGGCATGAACCCGCGGCACGTGCTTTCGTCAGGGTTAGCGGCCATGGCCGTAGACAGTAACGGTGTGCCGTTTAACGGCTCCTGGGTCGTGGGTAGCGGTAACCTGGCGGCTGATATGTACGCCAATGTGATGGCGGAGTCTACGGGGCGCCTGCTGGCAACGCGCCTTTGGGAGGCTACCGATGACCCGGGCATGAAAGACATGCTGGCTTTCCTGATTGCCCGCGACACAATGCACCAGAACCAGTGGCTGGCGGTGCTGGAGGAGCTGGGTGGCCTGAACGGGGTGCATCCAATCCCGAACTCTTTCCCGCAGGCGGAGGAGAACCAGGAGTTTAATTACGCGTTCGTCTCTACCAAAGTGAACGACATGGACGGTGCAGCGGAAGAAATGAAGAACGCACGCTGGGGAAGTGGCAAATCAATGGATGGAAAAGGCGAGTTTAAGGTCGTTACTGCCACGCCGCATGGTCAGGAGCCTAAACTCTCCCCGCCAGACCCGCGCGGCCACGCTCAGAAAGAGCAGATGATGGGCGGTGCCGGAGGCATGGTAGACAAAGTGAAAAACAAACTGAGCTAA
- a CDS encoding FRG domain-containing protein, with protein sequence MEPGKDIVVNSWAELQSALFDHSWDEKIERFRSSYVYRGTWSKSFDLSTSIMRIGSKYSELEPHLLRNFRKYAHSNSAPGDSIWNWLAVAQHHGLPTRLLDWTYSPYVALHFATADLDQYDKDGCVWCVNYVKSRSYLPAPLKNTLQEEGSNVFTPEMLGPVAPSFKALKSFQEEDYVVFLEPPSLDARIVHQYALFSMMSDVKAELSKWLDQHPDLYFRVIIPKEMKWEVRDKLDQANITERVLFPGLQGLSEWLKRHYTHT encoded by the coding sequence ATGGAACCCGGAAAAGACATTGTAGTGAACAGTTGGGCGGAGCTCCAGAGCGCCCTCTTCGACCACAGCTGGGATGAGAAGATAGAGCGCTTCAGGTCGTCGTATGTGTACCGGGGCACCTGGAGCAAATCCTTTGACCTGAGCACCAGCATCATGCGCATTGGCAGCAAGTACAGCGAGTTGGAGCCGCACCTCCTGCGCAACTTCCGGAAGTACGCCCACAGCAACTCGGCCCCCGGCGACTCCATTTGGAACTGGCTGGCTGTGGCGCAACACCATGGCCTGCCCACCCGCCTGCTCGACTGGACCTACTCGCCCTATGTAGCGCTACACTTTGCCACCGCCGACCTGGACCAGTACGACAAGGACGGCTGTGTGTGGTGCGTTAATTATGTTAAATCAAGAAGCTACCTGCCGGCCCCGCTAAAGAACACCCTGCAAGAGGAGGGCTCCAACGTGTTTACCCCAGAAATGCTTGGCCCGGTAGCCCCGTCCTTTAAGGCGCTCAAGAGTTTTCAGGAAGAGGACTATGTCGTGTTTCTGGAGCCGCCCTCGCTGGATGCACGGATCGTACACCAGTATGCCCTCTTCTCCATGATGTCTGACGTGAAGGCGGAGCTGAGTAAATGGCTGGACCAGCATCCGGATCTATACTTCCGGGTGATCATCCCGAAAGAAATGAAATGGGAGGTGCGCGACAAGCTGGACCAGGCAAACATTACAGAGCGCGTCCTGTTTCCGGGGCTACAGGGCCTGAGCGAGTGGCTGAAGCGGCACTACACCCATACCTGA
- a CDS encoding serine hydrolase domain-containing protein, whose amino-acid sequence MNELKFLLENEMERQHVAGMMLTLVTRDSVLYAGGLGYADVEQKVPVTDRHLFRQASIAKLFTALGILSLVDEGKLTVYTKLKDVAPEVPIHNEWEDTDPITMAHLMEHSTGFYDKSPLEEFNFEREKLGGLETLKVFQDQMESRWRPGERFSYSAVNYAILAYVIEKVSGMPFEEYMREKVFSRLGMPYANVSLAGDAPGTYSSGYVWRDGRFQLVPHRPQYNPGYGSLNASAVDMAHALQAYLHDWQTPKGQFLTTEMLHDSEAPRTYLSAQAGLHSTYAFGNESREVNGRVFRGHSGSVAGYLSNFLYNRELGLGFAFSINTFNPGFHRYATDLIGRFLTRHLDEPKAPSAYPLQAAAVDPFLGYYHLSSSSDLYTGYFQGLLTTFKLEQQQDGLLANYILGGSMNWKAAGSSSLLFTNEWAKDPRIMLLRDRENRPVIVEDTMYYEKVSAFEAWAPVVLLLLCLLIMVSSVMIGAISVVLLLLKRKIVLNVFLLRLSPVLVTLGLLLSIWTIPQFTDRVTAGVPIEGLTYLWTIGRCLFAFFTLATVVLLVLRWRSLRSGWLRGYMAAVTFCGCYFFAVLVESNWY is encoded by the coding sequence TTGAACGAGCTGAAGTTCCTGCTGGAAAACGAGATGGAAAGGCAGCACGTGGCGGGCATGATGCTAACCCTTGTTACCCGTGATTCTGTGCTTTATGCAGGGGGGCTGGGTTACGCCGATGTGGAACAGAAAGTGCCTGTGACTGACCGGCACCTCTTCCGGCAGGCATCCATTGCCAAGCTGTTTACCGCTCTTGGCATTCTCAGCTTGGTGGATGAAGGCAAGCTAACCGTTTACACCAAGCTTAAGGATGTGGCCCCCGAAGTCCCCATCCACAATGAATGGGAGGATACGGATCCCATCACCATGGCGCATCTCATGGAGCACAGCACGGGGTTTTATGATAAGTCACCGCTGGAAGAATTCAACTTCGAACGAGAGAAGCTAGGTGGTTTAGAGACTCTAAAGGTGTTTCAGGATCAGATGGAGTCGAGGTGGAGGCCGGGGGAGCGGTTTTCCTACTCGGCCGTCAACTACGCCATACTCGCCTATGTGATCGAGAAAGTGTCGGGCATGCCTTTCGAGGAATACATGCGGGAGAAAGTCTTTTCACGTCTGGGTATGCCCTATGCGAACGTGAGCCTGGCAGGTGATGCGCCGGGAACTTACAGCAGTGGCTATGTCTGGAGAGATGGCCGGTTTCAGCTCGTGCCGCACAGGCCGCAGTACAATCCCGGCTACGGCTCCCTCAACGCCAGCGCTGTGGACATGGCGCATGCTCTCCAGGCTTACCTGCATGACTGGCAAACGCCTAAGGGACAGTTCCTGACTACGGAGATGCTGCATGATTCTGAAGCGCCGCGCACCTACCTGTCTGCCCAGGCAGGGCTTCACAGCACCTACGCCTTTGGGAATGAGAGCAGGGAGGTGAATGGGAGGGTCTTCAGGGGCCATTCAGGTTCGGTTGCGGGCTACCTGTCGAATTTCCTGTACAACCGGGAGCTGGGCCTCGGTTTTGCCTTCAGCATTAACACCTTCAACCCTGGGTTCCACCGCTACGCAACAGACCTGATCGGACGGTTCCTGACCCGGCACCTGGACGAGCCAAAGGCACCGTCTGCCTACCCACTGCAGGCGGCTGCCGTTGACCCATTTCTGGGGTATTATCATCTCAGCAGCAGCTCTGATCTTTACACTGGCTACTTTCAGGGCCTGCTAACGACCTTTAAGCTGGAGCAGCAGCAGGACGGGTTGCTGGCCAACTATATACTCGGTGGCTCGATGAACTGGAAAGCTGCTGGCAGCAGCAGCCTGCTGTTCACAAATGAGTGGGCGAAGGACCCCAGGATTATGCTCCTTCGGGACAGGGAGAACCGGCCGGTGATAGTGGAGGACACCATGTACTATGAGAAGGTTAGCGCCTTCGAGGCTTGGGCACCGGTTGTTTTACTGCTCCTTTGCCTGCTTATCATGGTAAGCTCTGTTATGATCGGAGCTATCTCAGTCGTGCTCCTGCTGCTAAAGCGGAAAATAGTACTAAACGTGTTCCTTCTGCGGCTCTCACCGGTTTTGGTTACACTTGGCCTGCTGTTGAGCATTTGGACTATTCCCCAATTCACAGACCGTGTCACGGCAGGAGTGCCTATCGAGGGGCTTACATACTTGTGGACGATTGGGAGATGCCTCTTCGCTTTCTTTACCTTGGCCACCGTAGTTTTACTGGTGTTGCGCTGGAGGTCCTTGCGGAGCGGGTGGCTGAGGGGGTATATGGCTGCGGTGACTTTCTGTGGATGCTACTTTTTCGCTGTATTGGTAGAAAGCAACTGGTACTAA